From the genome of Triticum aestivum cultivar Chinese Spring chromosome 3B, IWGSC CS RefSeq v2.1, whole genome shotgun sequence, one region includes:
- the LOC123065355 gene encoding uncharacterized protein, with translation MLLYLRARLCPATIAVDEARQPLAWAPSLPPACSDADPDNPATLPSGSGKDAGFHTMPEKCHFPNLVSVRARSRCCPSVLGAPGEVRHLTCEQSIYRLLCKHSITSHSVRSTEFVLLKKRKMEFEAAAGGWWCGCRRRNAGANSSIRR, from the exons ATGCTCCTCTACCTACGGGCGCGGCTCTGCCCCGCAACCATCGCCGTCGACGAAGCCCGACAACCATTAGCCTGGGCACCCTCCCTCCCGCCCGCTTGCTCCGACGCGGATCCGGACAACCCCGCAACCCTCCCCTCCG GTTCAGGAAAGGATGCAGGCTTCCACACGATGCCTGAAAAATGCCACTTTCCAAATCTCGTCTCCGTCCGAGCACGAAGCCGCTGCTGCCCGTCAGTGCTTGGTGCACCAGGAGAAGTTCGTCACCTCACTTGCGAGCAGTCCATCTATCGCCTCCTGTGCAAGCACTCCATCACCTCACACAGTGTCCGTTCGACAGAGTTTGTCCTTTTGAAGAAGCGGAAAATGGAGTTTGAAGCGGCCGCGGGCGGGTGGTGGTGTGGTTGCAGAAGAAGAAACGCTGGTGCGAACTCGTCCATCCGGCGCTAG